CTAGTGAGGCGTATTTGATAGAATGATTTGTATGTTTACTTCATGCTCAATCAAGTGCAACCATACTCACTAGATCTTAGACAGAAAATTGTTGATGCATATCTTGAAGGGAATACGTCGCAACGTCAAATCGCTATACAATTTCGAGTTGCTTATAGTTTCGTGCGAAAGTTAATCAAACAACATCGGGAAACAGGTGAGATTGTCCCCAAACAACGAACTGTGCAAACAC
The window above is part of the Leptolyngbya sp. 'hensonii' genome. Proteins encoded here:
- a CDS encoding helix-turn-helix domain-containing protein, with product MLNQVQPYSLDLRQKIVDAYLEGNTSQRQIAIQFRVAYSFVRKLIKQHRETGEIVPKQRTVQT